The segment actctGGAAAACTATTTTATCATCTTTGTAAAACTGCATTGTGTTTCGAGTGTGACATTATTATTATGTAGATGGAAACTTGATTCGTTATGACATTTACTATTATGATTACTCTAGTCTGACTAATAATTCaattaaacatgtttttttcaaaactttctcaaaaattatgaaaactctTACTATCTCCATAATAAACCTTATAGTTTCACTCACACTTTGTGAATGAAGAACATGTCACAAAAGAGATTATCAGGTAATGTTTGTTTCCCAAATATTTGTGCAGTGAACAAGATAAATATCATGTTCAAGTACTAAAATCGAAAGTAAAACAAGAAAACCAAACTGAAAGCACTGGTAACACTGAATAAATTATAAACCACAGAAAGTACAACTATGAGCAAATCTCGTAAAACTAGTATCTTATGTAAAACTAAGAACAAATTTCGGGGAGGGAAATGAAATTACATTGGCGCCAAAACATATGagggaaaataattattttaattattttaactattttcattttctttctctATTTTCTTCCATTTCCCCTCTATGTCACgtcccatctctctctctctccactccATCCCTCTACTTCTCTCCCTCCTCCCCCTTCTTTACCgagccatctctctctctctctctctctccactccACTCCATCCCTCATTCCTCTCTCTCGATCTCTTTCGGTTTCTCCCATTTCTCTCTGACAGTAATAACTGAAGCATGACTCATCCCGACGAGGAGTACAGTCACATGAAGGCCTTGAAGAGACACAACGACATGCTTGGTTTCGTGGCTGATGCGCAGTACGGCGTCCCGACCAAGTGCCCGTGTGGTGGAGGTATCATTCCCGAGGTATCTCCGTGTAACAAGTTTCCCAATGATTTTGATACGCAACCTGGAAGGAGGTACTTCACCTGCAAAAACTTTGAGGTAATTTTCATGTTGTGCAAAACTGGTAAAACTTGTATAACTAGAACCTGCTAAGCAGGTAAAACTTGCATAACTTGCtaggaaaactaggaaaactaggaaaactaggaaaactagaaaaactagaaaaaactaggaaaactagaaaaactagaaaaaactagaaaaactagaaaaaactagaaaactaggaaaactaggaaactggTAAAACTGGAAAACTTGAAAAACTTGTATAACTTGTGATAAAACTTGTGCAGAATAATGGTCTCCACTTTCGTACGCCGTGGGTGATCGCGATTCAGGACGAGGTTACTAAGTTAGTAGACCGTGTCAAAGAGATGGCTGAGGAGATTGATCGCCTCAAGGCTCAGCTTTACCAACTCCACCGTCCATGATCCCATCTTGTTGCTctaagttgttgttgttctaagttgttgttgttctatGTCTTATGATGGTACTTTGATCCATGTTGCTACTTTCCTTCTCTATGTGTGTGTCTTATGACTCTATGTGTGTGTCTTATGACTTAAACTATCTATCTAATGTTTATGTGTTTTGTGGTTTACTTCTCTATGCGTGTGTCTTGTgacattatactaaaataacaagtttgcaacatcaaaccaaaatcaagaaaatgatTAACTAAAAGTCGAAAAATGATTAACTAAAGTCACAGACCAAATCTATATTATCATTCAGGACGTGAAAATGATTAACCAAAAGTCGAAACTCTATATAACTAATTGACATGAAAATGATTAACTAAAAGTTTGCAACATCAAACCGAAATAACAAGTTCAAAGTACcatcaaatcaaaataacaagTTGAAAGTACCAAAAAGCAAACATATAAAAGACACACAAAATAAGTTCAAAGCACAAGACATTGTGCTCTTAAGATCAAGTCACAACCAACATAGACGCGTCCCCAACTAGAACACATGATCTTCCTAGTTCACCCGGGAGGAAGAAGCAATGTCACCTGCAGATTTAAGACACTCCTTACTTGGAGAACAGACACACATCAATGGCAAAGTGTTCCCATCTCCAACCACATTGAAGACAAAGCTGTCTCCAATGTGGCATTTGTTTTCAGCACAGAACTTTCTCCACCCTTTGATGTAGTAGAAGCCGCCTGATTCGTTAAATCGCATTGACACATTCCACGCCTTTCCCTCTATGTTCACTAGTTTCGCCTTCTTGCATTCTTTGTTCAGAGCATTACAACCAGTAGCCCCCACAGGGAGATTCTGCAACAAAAGAACATAAACATATGTGTCAGAACAACATAAAGATGTGTAAGTACACAAAAGAACACTCGTTTCACTCACAAGTTTGTCTTCACGGACATTAGAATCCGTGACCTCAGCCTTAAAACAGTAGTCCCACGAGTAAGAAAACCTAGCCCCTGTTCCTGCTGaaacacaagaaacaaacaacAACTTCAAAAAACCTCATAAGTAACCTATGCTAGTGCGGTGACTTTGAATCACACTTACTATTGTTCTGGTGGTCATGGGCTTCTTCCATTGAGTTGGGATATGTGTACTGGATGTCACAGCAGCTCGGACCAAAGGGAGTGACGTGAAAGACCATGGAACCTTTGAgtttgaagatgacaatgtcTCCTATTCGAAGGTCATGTGCCTCAGCGAACTCCTTCCAACCTCGGGTGAGTCGCCTCTCTTCTTGTATCACTTGCCATGTTTGATCCATAGCGTCGGATGTTAGTGTCCATGTGTTCCCATTCGTCTTCCCTTGGATGTGCTTGGAGAAAAATACAATGGGTATTGTCTGCAATCAAGATTTGAGGTAAGTTACACAAACAAGGAAGAAATCAGGTTCTTGCAATCAAGAAAAGGCAATACAGAGAGTGTGTTTACCAAGTGAGTCTGGAATCCAGGAAGCAAAGGTTGGAAGAAATGAGGTTCTTGCGGTTGCACCATctgcaaacaagaaacaaaagctAGACAAAGTTAGACGCATGTCAAGGAACTTGCTAAAGTCACAGACCAAATCTATATCATTCTATatcattttcagttttatttaacCATTTGCTAAAACCGAAAACTAGCAAATGAACTCAATCAAGCATCATGAACTCCATCGACTGAGCTAGCATAAAATTCTCAATCAAGCATCATGCACTCGATATAACCAAAACTAGCATCATGAACTCGATCAACAGATCTAATTCATGAACTCAATCAATCAAATACGCTAAGCAAAGCCGTCACTCGATCGATGGACCGAATCTAAAAAACCCTAAGCAACTTAATTAACCATTTGGTGGTGTCGCCATCTAAAAAACCCTAAGCAACACTAAACAAAGCCGACGTTTTCTCCAACCCTAAAGAAATGAACCGACGTTTTGTAGTTTCTTCATAAAAATGGTAAACTCGATCGATGGAGAAACAGAACCGACGAGGAAGACATACCTTCGGTTGTGTCGCTATCGGTGGGATTGGCCGTTGCTGGTCAGGAGTCTCCTCTTCGGTGGAATTGGCCGTCGCTGGTGGGGGTAGCGGGGATCTCCCTCGGTTGTGTCGCCGAAGTGTCGAGAGAGGGAAGGGCTTCCCGAAAATGAGAGGGAATCGGGTCTGGTTTGGGGATTTAAGATAGGGAATTGGTACCATTCGGTTTTTGGACGGTTATGTTTTAATTTCGGGTCGAAATTAGGGATTGGTTCGTGGTTCAACTCAATTCGGTTATTCCTTTGGTTAAGGTAGGTACAACCGGTAAATACTTCAAATGTTCTAGGGTTAAATGTAATTTCCGGCTTTTTATTTAACTtaccatttttgttttgttttcatgtCTTACAGAGATTAGAGATATAGCTGGGTGGGTATAGGAGATGATGTGGGAACGTATCATTCAGTGTACAAAACTATAGTGTGTATAATGATATtctgtttattttcaaatattacaaaaaaaatagcaCTATGTTCTTCTGCCATTATATATAGGGCGTATATGGAGATAAATAGTAAGTAGAATAGCGTTCATTATTATTTGTACAATTTTAAACATCAACATAAATAGTAAATAGAATAGCATTATATCTGAATGTGTTTTAAATCTCGGTGTACCagtaaaatgaaaagaaaatcatgTTTTAAGCCTGTTATAAATATGAGTCTAAATCATTGTAAAATTATTCAtttacataataatatataaatcctAAACAGATATTTGCCTCAATATGTTTTGCTTGCTTGGCTTTCTTCTAATTTGATTGGCGATTGTTAACAACAAGCTTCATATTTCATGTCAACAATCTTCCTTGCGTCTGCAATTACGGTCACAGCAAACAGATTACTTGAAACTTTGCAGttcaaggtatatatatatatatagaactcCTGTCTGGAATAAGTAGTGTAAAAGGTGACCCCTACCTAAGTGACATGCTAAttgaatatttccaaaattaatcaTATAGTTTGCCTACAAAATAATTGGTTATTAACGTATTAATCTAATAGTCCTGATGTTATAAAGAACTTTATCCTTCATGAAAATGACAGGAACCAGTACACATGGCTCATAAATATTTGCCATTTTCTGCGTCACGAGAAGCTTATGAAAGCAACAAAGATTTTACATTTTTACGGTCGAAGTTCCTTATAACATTAATTTTGCTGCTATAAATACCCATTTCAATGTGTTTGCTTTGGACTCAAGTCACACCAGAAATACCATGGGTAACAATAAGCCATTGTCATTCATCACTTTGTTCCTTCTCGTGTCAGCTGTTGCAGTATCGGCTGGAGATGAAGTGGAACCCGTCAAGGACACAAATGGAAACCCACTCAAGAGTCAAACCCAGTACTTCATCCAACCAGGTTCAGACAAGAAAGGAGGCGGTCTTGTCCCAGCAAGCACTGACTTAACTCACTTGTGTCCATTAGGTATTGTCCAAACACTCCTTCCATTTCAGCCAGGCCTTCCTGTAAATTTCTCCAATCCATCTTCCCAAAATGATGATGTATTGACAACAAATACCGATCTAATTATCGAATTCCAGTCTCCGATATGGCTCTGCCCTTCTTCAAAGATATGGAAAGTCGATACCTCCTCAAGTTCTGACAAGAACTATGTAACCACTGGTGGTAGCTCCAGCACGAGAGAGAGCTTTTTCAGGATTAAGAAATATGGAAACGACGAAAGCACTTACAAGCTAGTTCACTACGAGAGTGACTCGGTTATAAAAGGTATTGGTGCAACCACCGGTTTTTTCGGAGCACCCATTCTTGTTCTTAACGATGATAATGATGATAAGAATGTTTTTCCAGTTAAGTTCCGTGAGGTTGACACATCCACAGAGAATGTGTTTTCGAAGGGTCTTAGGATGTTCCCTACTTTCTAAGTTACCGAGATTTCAACGAGTGGTGTTTAATAAGTTGTATTATGAAAAATAATGGGTTGAAACAATACCTCTACACCATCTTTCGTTTGATTTAATAAGAAGTTAAATGTGTCTTTGCTTTTTGGTTCCAAAGGGTCTTTGTTCTTTATGAAACCAAACTCTTGTCAAATTTAAGCAAACCAGTACAACCAAAACTGCTCAGAACCTCTTCACAATTCACATTGTGGCTGAATTGGGCCCTTGCTTGCTCGATCATAAGCATTCTCTATGTGTCAATTTACTATTCGGCTTTAACAATGATAAACTTTTGGTTAGAACCTCTGAAAAATGAAGCAGTCTATGAAATCGCGTCTTCCTCTCCTTTCAGGTGCAGGAAGAATGCTTCCATCTCAAGCATGTTTTGAATATCATTGCACATTCACATTACTTGTTACACAATTCTAAAAGAATGATGATATTCGGTGTTAATagcattatttatttttgaatacaATGAAGTTGGGGCCGAAACTCATATTCTCTCTATGCCCGAAACctcaaaatttattattagtttcgtCCCAGCGATCATTCGAATCAAAAACCTCTGGTGCAATAGTTAATGTCCTTTCTAGTTGAGATAACGACTCGCGGTGTTTTAGCATTACTTTTTACATTTAACTATGTTACTGCTTACTTTTTACATTTAACTATGTTACTGCTTACTGTGTGTTTGATGTGGGAGTTGTGTATTAATGGAATTAATGCCCTTATAACTCTTTTAACTTGGTTATCATTCAAATTTCAAAGCCTTTGTATATAATTATAGTAtatctttttcatattttttagtGAGATATGTATAATGCCCTTATGACTGTTTGCATAATCTATTTCAACAAAAAGAGCATACCAAACAGTCTAATCTTTGTATGTTATTACATCAAGTACTTTATGTAAGCTCAAGAATTATGAGCTTGTTTGGTTTGTGCCTAGACTGTGTTACACTTGGTGATGAGTGTGTAACATAGTGCGGTATGTTTGTTACGACGTGATGACGTGTCACAAACTGATGGAAGTAGAAGATATTGCTTTGGCGCGAAGCAAGGAAGATCTTCTGTTGGCGATATTTTAGGAAGTAGAATATTGCCTTTTCACGTGTATTTAACAAGTAAACCTAGAAGTGTTTTAGGTTACGCGTTAAGATAGAAAAAAGCTAGAACAAGAGGTGTGTTCTTGTCAGCTTCGGAAATCGAGTGAAGGGTATTCAGCTCGAGTTTCTGTGATTTAGAGATTAGAAATTGGTCCGTCGCTAGTCGTGTGTGACTGAGCATAAACCGGATTAAACAGATCTAGGAGGATTGTTTAAAAGATTTCTAATATACAAGAAAGTGTTCTTGAGAGATTTGTGTACGGTTCTAATTGTAGTGTCTCTGAACtttcatttggtatcagagcgggaaACCTCTGTGGTATCAAGTACTACTTACAGGTTGAGATCCTGCGGATTTCATGGACACCATGAAGGAACTCTTACACATTCATAAGCCTATCATGCTGGACAGTACCAACTTTGGTCACTGGAAAGTAAGGATGCAACACATCATCAGAGGGGTTGATGAAGATGCCTGGACATCTGTAGAAGATGGTTGGAGTGCTCCTACCGTTGTCCTGGAAGATAAGTCTGAAGGTCCAAAGCCTAAAGACCAGTGGACTGATGGTGAGAAGAAGGCGTCTAAATTCAACTCCAAAGCTCTAACTGTCATATTCTCATCAGTAGATGTTGAGCAGTTCAAGATCATACAAGGATGTGAATCTGCCAAGCAAGCGTGGGATACGCTCATAAATCACTTTGAAGGGAATACCAGTGTGAGAAGGACACGTCTTGATCATCTAGCCTCTAAGTTTGAAAACCTGAGAATGAGTGACGATGAGCCGATTGATGGATTCATATGCAAGATCAGTGAACTGGCAAGTGAAGCATCTGTCCTTGGGAAGAAGTATGAAGAAAAGGATCTGGTGAAGAAACTGCTAAGGTGCTTACCACCCCGGTTTGAAGCTTATAAAGCTGTACTTACACTGGCTGTAGACACAGATGAGATGAAGTTTGATCAACTCTCAGGCATCTTGAAAGTGCATGATCTTGAGAAAACCGACCGACAATCTACTAATCAGAAAAGCATTGCTTTCACAGCTGAGTCTAAGGATGATGGTCGAGTCACTAAGATTGAAGAAAACCTGAGTTTAATGGCATGAAACTTCAACAAGTTTGTCAAGCGTATGGAGAAAGGTGGTGGTAGATTCAATGGACGCTACCAAAAGGATGATCATGAAAGGAGTAGCTCTCAGCACTCCAAGCATGATTCTAGCAAGAACACAAAGAAGTGTCATGAGTGTGAAGGTTACGGGCACTTCAGGAGCGAGTGTCCCCTTGCTAAGAGAAAAGAGCAAAAATGTATTGAGTGTAAAGGAATTGGGCATACACGCAGTGAGTGTCCTAGCATCCTCAAGAAAGAGAAGTCGCTTGTGTGTTTCAGTGACACTGAATCTGAAAACGGGAGTGAAGAAGGTGAGCTGCACCTAAACTTCATGGCTCTAGTTGGTCGAGAAAGTGGAGAGGAAATTGATGCTGGCAGTGATGGGGATGATGATCTTGAACAAGATCTTGAAACTGAGTACAAGACTCTGTTTGACAAATTCTCTGATCTCAGTCATGAGAATCTCGAGCTTCTGAAGGAGAAAGCAATGACGAAAGCTCAGATCAACATACTGGAACTTGACCAGCCTACCACTAAGACAAAAACTTACTCGATGGACCAAGAGTCAGATCAAGAAGTTCTTGCACTAAGGAGAGCTATGACAGAACAGGAACGAGTTCGTAAGGAAGCTGAAACACACATACAAAGATTGAATAAACTCTTAGCCGCAGAGACTGACCGAAGCAGGCAACTTGAAAGTCAACTAACTGAAAATCACAAGAAGGTTCGCATGCTCTCATCTGGTACTGCAACTCTTGATCACATACTCACATTGGGACAGTGTCCAAGTCTCAACACCGGTTTGGGATATAAAGGTTCTACCTCAAAGGATACTGAAACGAAGTTTGTGAAGGAATCTCTTAATGAAGAAAAGAAACCTCAAGAGAAAGGAGTCCCTGTTGAAAGAAACAAGAATGTCCTTTCAAAACCAAGAAGACTCGGAAACGGATGTCATTTCTGTGGGAAACAAGGACACAACGCCAGATTCTGTTACTTTCGAAGGCATCAGTATGAGAGAGCATGGAGGCTAAATCTGTGCTTCACCGAACCAACTGCTTACGGTTGTGTATGGATAGCCAAACGTGATCTGTATCCAAACTTTAAAGAGAACAATCACTCCAAGATAAACACCAGTTCTGATAAGTCACACACTGAAGCAGAACATGATCTAGTTTGCAACCTGGTGCGAGTGCAAGTAGACACAGAGATCGTGAGTAATGTTGCTTATACCTCTGCTGAAGAAGTATCACAAACACAACTTCCATGGTATTTTGACAGTGGTTGCTCAAAGCATATGACTGGAAATGAAGACTACCTTGAGAAACTCGAACTCATCAGAGGTGGAAAAGTCACTTTTGGAGATGGTGGACAAGGTAAAATCCGTGCAATTGGAATAACCTCCATACCTGATGTGCCTAAACTCTCAAATGTTTACTTCGTTGAGGGCCTCAAGGCAAATCTGATCAGTGTGAGTCAACTTTGTGATGAGGGATTAGAGGTTATCTTCAACAGCAAGGAATGTCGTGCCGTTGACGCAAGAAACAATGTCGTGTTGAGAGGTATTCGTTCAGGAAACAACTGCTATCTTTGGAGACCTTCCAACGTGTGTTTTGCAGCTGCTGAATCCAAACTTGATCTCTGGCATAAGAAACTGGGTCACATGAACACAAATGGACTCTTCAGACTCGTAAATGCTGAAGTTGTAAGAGGTGTCCCTGATTTGGAGAAACAAACAGAGACAGTATGTGGAGCATGTTGTCAAGGGAAGCAAGTCAAGGTACAACACAAGCAAATTTCAGAGATCAGATCTACACGGATATTGGAACTCGTTCATATGGATCTCATGGGTCCTATAACTCCTGAAAGAATTGCTGGTAAGcgatatatttttgtattggtTGATGATTTTTCCAGGTATACATGGGTGGACTTCTTACGCAACAAGTCTGATGCCCTTGAGAGTTTCAGAATCCTTGCTCTTCAGCTCAAACAGGACAAAGGAGGAATCATTCAGATTAAGAGCGATCATGGCGGTGAGTTTCAGAATGAGCAGTTTGACAAGTTCTGTCACAGTCAAGGTATTCGTCATCAGTATGCCGCTCCAAGAActcctcaacaaaatggagtcgTGGAAAGAAAGAATAGGACATTGCAAGAAATGGCTAGAGCAATGCTGTGTGGAAACAGTGTTCCATCTGGATTCTGGGCGGAAGCAATCAACACTGCATGCTATGTGATAAATCGGGTCTATGTCAAGCCAAAGACCAAGACTACTCCCTATGAAATCCTCAAAGGCAAAACACCGAATCTGAGTCATATGCATGTGTTTGGATGCTTGTGCTACATTCTGAATGATAAAGAACATCTTGGAAAGTTTGAAGCAAGAAGTGACGTAGGGATGTTTCTAGGATACTCAGTGAACAGTTCAGCCTACCGTGTGTTTAATCAGCGTACAAAGTTTGTAGGTGACAATGTTAACGTAGTCTTTGACGATAGCATTGGATTCTATGAGGCTCGTGTAACACAGACAATAGACGGTGTCACGCCAAGTTCTTCAAGACAAGCTGAAAACGAAGCTGAGAATGAAGTGAAAGAGGAGTCTGAAGGAGACGATGAACCTGAAATGACCAAGGTCGATCTTGATCAAGGAAAAGTACACAAAAACCACTCCTCTTCAGATGTGATTGGCGGACTGTTTGATGAAAGAGTTacaagaaagaaacaaatcGACTTCAAAGAGATGGTAAAGTTGGCATGTTTCGTGGTGAAGATGAATGAAGTGGAATGCTTTGTGTCGCTCATTGAGCCTAAGAACATTCAGGAGGCATTAGATGATGAATTTTGGACCGAATCGATGCACCTTGAGCTTGAACAGTTTGAACGACTTCAAGTGTGGGAACTGGTACCAAGACCAAAGAATGTAAACATTATTGGAACCAAGTGGATTCACAAGAACAAGACTGATGAGGAAGGAAATGTCATTCGAAACAAATCGCGATTAGTTGGCCAGGGATACTCTCAGATCGAAGGAGTAGACTTTGATGAAACCTTTGCTCCAGTTGCACGACTTGAATCAATACGACTACTGTTTGGAATGGCGTGCAATCTGAGA is part of the Brassica rapa cultivar Chiifu-401-42 chromosome A09, CAAS_Brap_v3.01, whole genome shotgun sequence genome and harbors:
- the LOC117128083 gene encoding B3 domain-containing protein REM7-like isoform X2, coding for MVPIPYLKSPNQTRFPLIFGKPFPLSTLRRHNRGRSPLPPPATANSTEEETPDQQRPIPPIATQPKMVQPQEPHFFQPLLPGFQTHLTIPIVFFSKHIQGKTNGNTWTLTSDAMDQTWQVIQEERRLTRGWKEFAEAHDLRIGDIVIFKLKGSMVFHVTPFGPSCCDIQYTYPNSMEEAHDHQNNRTGARFSYSWDYCFKAEVTDSNVREDKLVSETSVLLCTYTSLCCSDTYVYVLLLQNLPVGATGCNALNKECKKAKLVNIEGKAWNVSMRFNESGGFYYIKGWRKFCAENKCHIGDSFVFNVVGDGNTLPLMCVCSPSKECLKSAGDIASSSRVN
- the LOC117128083 gene encoding B3 domain-containing protein REM7-like isoform X4; the encoded protein is MVPIPYLKSPNQTRFPLIFGKPFPLSTLRRHNRGRSPLPPPATANSTEEETPDQQRPIPPIATQPKMVQPQEPHFFQPLLPGFQTHLTIPIVFFSKHIQGKTNGNTWTLTSDAMDQTWQVIQEERRLTRGWKEFAEAHDLRIGDIVIFKLKGSMVFHVTPFGPSCCDIQYTYPNSMEEAHDHQNNRTGARFSYSWDYCFKAEVTDSNVREDKLNLPVGATGCNALNKECKKAKLVNIEGKAWNVSMRFNESGGFYYIKGWRKFCAENKCHIGDSFVFNVVGDGNTLPLMCVCSPSKECLKSAGDIASSSRVN
- the LOC117128083 gene encoding B3 domain-containing protein REM7-like isoform X3 gives rise to the protein MVPIPYLKSPNQTRFPLIFGKPFPLSTLRRHNRGRSPLPPPATANSTEEETPDQQRPIPPIATQPKMVQPQEPHFFQPLLPGFQTHLTIPIVFFSKHIQGKTNGNTWTLTSDAMDQTWQVIQEERRLTRGWKEFAEAHDLRIGDIVIFKLKGSMVFHVTPFGPSCCDIQYTYPNSMEEAHDHQNNTGTGARFSYSWDYCFKAEVTDSNVREDKLNLPVGATGCNALNKECKKAKLVNIEGKAWNVSMRFNESGGFYYIKGWRKFCAENKCHIGDSFVFNVVGDGNTLPLMCVCSPSKECLKSAGDIASSSRVN
- the LOC117128083 gene encoding B3 domain-containing protein REM7-like isoform X1 → MVPIPYLKSPNQTRFPLIFGKPFPLSTLRRHNRGRSPLPPPATANSTEEETPDQQRPIPPIATQPKMVQPQEPHFFQPLLPGFQTHLTIPIVFFSKHIQGKTNGNTWTLTSDAMDQTWQVIQEERRLTRGWKEFAEAHDLRIGDIVIFKLKGSMVFHVTPFGPSCCDIQYTYPNSMEEAHDHQNNTGTGARFSYSWDYCFKAEVTDSNVREDKLVSETSVLLCTYTSLCCSDTYVYVLLLQNLPVGATGCNALNKECKKAKLVNIEGKAWNVSMRFNESGGFYYIKGWRKFCAENKCHIGDSFVFNVVGDGNTLPLMCVCSPSKECLKSAGDIASSSRVN
- the LOC103848134 gene encoding kunitz trypsin inhibitor 2 → MGNNKPLSFITLFLLVSAVAVSAGDEVEPVKDTNGNPLKSQTQYFIQPGSDKKGGGLVPASTDLTHLCPLGIVQTLLPFQPGLPVNFSNPSSQNDDVLTTNTDLIIEFQSPIWLCPSSKIWKVDTSSSSDKNYVTTGGSSSTRESFFRIKKYGNDESTYKLVHYESDSVIKGIGATTGFFGAPILVLNDDNDDKNVFPVKFREVDTSTENVFSKGLRMFPTF